Genomic DNA from Cucumis melo cultivar AY chromosome 10, USDA_Cmelo_AY_1.0, whole genome shotgun sequence:
ATTCTCCGTATTAAAAATCTATTGATATTTCTTATATCATTTATAAATGCTcgtaaaattaaatataataaaaaaatatatctatttATATTCAATATGAATAAAATACTAATAGCCACTAAATTAGtttaaaaggttaaaaaaaaaagacactAAATTATTAACCTaaataattttgtatttttttacttaaaaaatatttgttggtgttagtaatgattttttttttgaattaaacCTATTTTTTCTCGATTTTTTCGATAGTTACCATCTTCTTAAGTTCGAGAATTAAATTCTtaagaaaatttcaaaatcaattaaaatatatatatatttttttcaaatcttggGATATTTTTTGAGAACATGACGgtaaaagtaaaaaaaacaaaGCCAAAGAACTTAAAAGATGGAATGCGATGTCTATTGTTGGTGCTCAAATCTAGTCTGCGCGGTACGATTTCGAATCGTCTTAACCAACGACCCACATCTTCTTGATTTGGTCTCAATATTCTTCAAGTTATTTTATGCGTAAGAGAACTAGCTAGCTTACCTTTGGAGTGGCGCAGAGAACTAGCTTATATTTGGAGAGTGGTGTTGAGCTTAATTACTACAATTCAATACTTAATCAAGATAGTATAATTAAGTGACTAATTGAACTAAgcacaaaaatataaataagactAGGTCTCTTCCCTTTGATGACTAGCTActtactcttctttttttttttttttttaaggtcgaatgaaactatttataagTCTATCTTCAACACGTGTTATAGTTCCATGTGTTCAAAGTGTCAAGAATATTTATTGTGCCAAGGTTGTTATAAAATGCTAATGTATATAAACCTAACTCGATTATACAATTTttcaatgatatatatattcactgGCTTGACAGGTCAACCCAAATTTCGAGGCACCAACATTTCTCTTCTTGGAAGTATTATATTCGCTTATGCCTCCGCTAAGTACCTTATGGCCTAGGGCTTGGGCCAATTGTAGGTTTTGGAACTTTGTTTCCAGCAACTCTAATAACAGATATATATCGTcttaattttcaaacaaaaacaaaaacaaaacaaataattaCAAATCAAAGACCTTGAGATTTTCTTAGTTCATGGATGATTTAATATATTGGTTGAATTGAAAAACATCCACACCACCTCCAAGAAGTGGGGAATTTGGAGGCTCTATCCCTTTGGGTGGTGGTGCAGCTCAATGCATGGAAGAGACAAAGGCAGAAGCAGCAGATCAAATGATAGAATAGAAGCTGAATTATAAAAGTTGACGTAATGGGCAACCACTTTCACACAAAGCacaatgtgtgtgtgtgtgtatatatatatatcccttAAAGAAAAGTTTTGACAAAGGCATGTGATTTGGTGGTTCATTTGACTCATCCATTGCCTTTTATTAATCTCTCTCTCctattgttttttaattatttcaatttttttcccatataatatctttaaaaataaatcttatGAAAATCTTTATGGGGTGACATCAAAAATTAAAGCTACCATCTGCCAGCTCTCAAAGTTGCATATGATATCATCACATATATAACCAAACTTTTCCTTATGATGAAGggaaaaaaatatgaaatgcAATTCATGATCATTGCTTACATAACATCGcaatttgaatttgtttatgtaaGCAGTGATTATGATTAGTTTTGTCAAAAGGGAAATCcattgtatatatttttgttcatatatatatatatatatatatatatatatatatatatatattttgtaaaccTATTTTCTTAAACTTTATTTAATTAGGATGCACAAAATCGCCATTACAAGTGTGAATTTACGGTGAACATATTACATATAGATTTATAAAGTCATTGTTCAAAATTATAACTTTTAGTATGACTTGTTTTGATCCTACAACTTTTATGTATATACAATATGGTACATTGACATGTGTTCGAGACACATGTATCAGTTATCTAAATACTACGTGGGTATAAATATATTGGCTCGTAGAAAAATAATACATTCATCTAAATGTTCATATCAAATGATAAGACAAACATAACTTGAATTGATATACATATTCCAAGAGATTTGTGGTTAGAAATCCCTCATTATTATCGTACTAAAGAAAAGTTTAAATATATACGTcccaaaattttaataaatctaaaataactttttgaaaataaaaaaaaaaaattgaagaactATAATACACTTTTCAAAGGGTAAAGACCTAAACATAGAATAACAAACATGAAacttagaaaaagaaaagtaaataaaCAAACCAATTTTCAAAACCAAACTTTGGGGAAAAATGGGTTGAAAAAGAGTATATTGTTCAAACAAACCCCAATTCTTATGCTTTAAGCCATTGAATGcatttaaacattttattttttaaatatatatatatatatatatatatatatatatatatatatatataaaactttCTGAAATGATCATAGACAGTTGATGTTTAGTTGGTTTTGTTGTGTTTTCTTGACaaggaaataaaaataaaaaaggggaaatcttttaaaatatgtttatctAAAATATTGGTTTCCTTGTCTGATATAGTTGATGATGAGCAAGAGATGAGTCAGACAAATCAAAAGTAAAAAGCTTCATAACACTAAAAGCCAccccttcttcaaacttcttcaaacttcttccTCTCTTTAAATACATTAACTCAATTCCTTCATCCCAACACAAATTCACAAACCTacgctctctctctctctctctctctcgagTTATTCTCTCTCtgatattaatattttttctgCTTCTtcgatttgaaagaaaaatgaagactACAATTCAAGAGCAAATTGTTCTTGGAATCCAAATGAAGTCATTGGGTCTTGCCAGAGCTAGATTGTTGGGTGATCCCTCAAAACATCTCCATATATCAGACGATGGATCCCAATCAATTAAGAAATGTAAGACCTTatataagaagaaggaaaaagtattgtttttaaaagattttttatgtttaattaataatttgtaaaatgatttggtttttaaattgTTGCAGATAATGGAAAAGATTGTATCTTGAATAGACTCAATAAAAATGGGAAGAAAACAGACAATATCATTCAAGCACTTCGAGAACACGGTAAGTCTTTTGTATAGATTCAAGAATTCTTTTTTTCATTCAGAATTTGACCATGCCACTTTGGTTGGAAAACCACCATCATCACCTGTATCAACATAAGTTGTAGGGATAATTTTCGCTTTAAAAAGTGTGGCATGATCAAGTTTTTTGGTCACGATGAGAAGTACTTTAAATCATGGAACTAAGACGACGTTCATAGAGCGTATTTGTGATGATTTTGAGGTTGAATTTTGCAGTGAAATTAGGAGCCAAGATTTCAGAAACAGTGAAGGGAAAGTTGAGCTTAGGAGCAAGAATATTGAGAGTTGGTGGAGTAAGGAAAATCTATAAGAAGTTATTTTCGATGAACGAAGAAGAGAAGCTTTTGAAGGTTTCACAATGCTATTTATCAACAACAGCTGGTCCTTTAGCTGGTCTTCTCTTCATTTCCACTCACAAAATTGCTTTTTGTAGTGACAAATCCATCAAAATCGCTTCCCCAAATGGCGACCACATCAGAATTCACTATAAAGTAATTAAATCTAAAccccttcttctttttcaatttaaatcTCTTCTTTTTCCCCTCATATACTAATGATTTCCataaaaattaaatgtatttttttcaGGTTACAATTCCACTAGGGAAAATAACAAGAGTTTTCCAAAGTGAAAATGTGAAGAATCCATCAGAAAAGTATATGGAGATAGTGACATTGGATAACTATGAGTTTTGGTTCATGGGATTCTTGAATTATCACAAGTCATTCAATTGTCTTCAAGAAGCACTTTCTTCTCAAGCttagagaaaacaaaaaaggaTTATTAATTATTGGATCATCGAAGATATGTATAATGTTGTAAATTTAATTAGCACAATTTTTTTGAAGCACAAAttcaatattattttaaatttgtctTCAAAAAATCCAACTTATAAAATGGATTATTGTATTGAGATGTGTGTGTTAAGGAGTGGAAGTTGAGGATCATCATAAGATGAAATGTCAACAAAAGTTGAAAGTTTTGTacaaattttatgtttaatgacaaaaattctattttattcttaattattattattattattctaaatacactttttttctctcaaataccATAGTCATTATAAATGAATAACGAAAATTAATTCTATGAATATAACCAAATTAGTTTAAATGATCTAATGATAGATTCACACAATCTAATATTTGTAATTtgattagaaaataaatagtaGATTTATGGTTGGAAAAAATGATTGCTAGAAATacattatattttgattttttttatgctatatatatatatatttgtagtacaaattaaatttactatacaaatttttatgtcttaaaaatacaaaaatcaattaagTAATTAGAAAAGGACAATCAATTATTGCAAATCAAGCCAACATTTTAGGTAAAGATTTGTATAAACAGTCAATCTAGAATGATTTTTTGCAAGCTAAAATTGATGTGACTTGCTCAAAAACCAATTTTAACATaccaaacaaatttaaatattctTGATTTTGAAGTTACAATATTCaaggtttaaaatatttatcctaatcaaaatattgagttcttaattttatgaagaaaaaaaatgtcaatGGAATTTATATCCATATAATAAGatatttctaaagaaaaaatgtATGTTTAAAGTAATAAACACCCGTTGctttttaacaaatttaaaatgcTTAATTGATGACATTTTTATGTTCCACGAAGTTTCTTGTCGATATCAAACATATAGAAACGCAAAAACATCGATAAAAATATTAATGTTTTGATAGAAATATTAAtaccaataattatatttaaaactAAACCGAATAACTCAAACATAGAAAGTTTCCTTCCTATTGATCTTTCTGTGGTTTATGAATAATATTATGGATTAATATACTAACAAGAAGCTCCATGAAAAACCATGCAATGCAtgcatatatatttttcaaaaatatataatttaatttacacATTGGAGAAaagttatattatatatattggGAGGTGAGAGGTGGAAAAGGGATTTGACGTGGAAATCCAGTAAGCATAAAAGAGCACtaggtttcttcttcttcttttttttttttttttccttccaataattaattaattaattaatcactcttggttaattaattaattgattaaaggTTAAAATTCAAATAGGCcctttttgttcattttagcttttctttcttttatcttttcttatgCCTTAAGGCAGAAGCAGCTTGGACCCTATCTTGCCTTCTCACTCACACCTCAGCCTTCATTTTAATTGAAAGTTACAAAGGAAgatacatttatatatatatatatatatatataaaaaagattatTTCTGACAATGATCTCCACATATAAAGCTTTACAAGAGAAGAAtggtcttttttttctttttaacaagtGATCTCTCTTCACCAATTACCTTATTACATCATGTTTTTCTTTAacatttttatcttctttttctttaattacgAGACTCTAGGACATTGGGAcctgtgtgtgtgtgtgtgtgtgtgtggggtATAAGAAGTTAGGTGTTGTGTTACCTTCTCTCTTGGACAatatttaaatgtttaattaGCTAGCATGCatatacaaatataaatatataatctAAAGTAATGAAGCTAATTAAAGTTAcgtttgattttgaaatttatggtgacttttattattataattttaggTATAAGAGATATGTGTTTTTTACTTATTATTTAATTACATGCAAGAGTAGCTAGAGTTTGTAGGATACAAAGTTCTAGCTAACCCTAATATTTAGATTGAACATATACATTGATTTGATTATAGATTTATTGTTCTTGACTAGATAAACTTAGGGTTTTGAATTTTATACATCCACTAACTTTTAGGATATTAACACTATAAAATCATTTAATTAACTTAGGCTATATAAGCCAAAAAAAATCTTTTCAACATTCTACAAATTCTTTCATATAATCATTCCATGTacgtatgtatatatatagatatatatagatatagtgTAACTCTCCAATTTGAAATTCAGATCTCCAACATTCCCCTACATCTCCTACGATCTGGCAATATCATTTATAATTGTCTTAAAGGTTTATTATAGTGAAATTCGTCCCCGCACAAACCAACATGAGTTCTCTCAACATGCTTTGTTCTCACTCACAATATGCATCCTAAAAAAATTTCCAGGATGTCCCCCGACATAAAATTGTTTCGAGTTAAGCACACTTAATTTTAGAATTCCTATAATTGAGTCACCTTGATTCTAActtttaagtctttcttaacTTTATTTTCATATCCTTGGAATCTCTCTTGTTCAAATGTGATATCGGATTATTCATATTTCTTTTCTAAACTCAGAACGTTACATATAGATATGTAATTGAAGTTATCATCGATCTTTATGTGTGAAACTAAATAAAAGGTTAGAAAGCAAATAGAAGAACAACTTCTAAGTCTCATATTAGTGCTAATGAGGGGTACAATAATTTAAAGTTAAGATTAAGCTTTAACTAACTAAGTATATCCAagaactttttttcttttttatttagcaAACAACCATGCAATCTTAAAGTAAATAACTCTTTGTCTAATAATACTTAATAAATCGTAGTGAAAAATTTAGGAGATGCTGCAAGAATATTAATGTGTTTAGTTTTTATCCTAAACAACGAAAGATGTGAATGAAGGCTTTATTGACCCACTTTCTCTCAAccattaatttcaaattaagttAAAAGTTGATGTTTCCatttaattttctactaatttATCCATAATGTTATTAAAACTATtcatatacttttttttttcttttttacgaaTGAACTTTATTGAATTATGACCCATTCTAAAAGGTTAAGGGTTAATTTGCCTTTGTGTGAGGATAAGTATGAGAGACTTTAGTTTATATGTTTTCATCCACAAATTAACAAACGTGaagattattaaattaaattattatggCTTTTTGTGATTATTTTGTAATAAATTAATAGTAATCTTAAAAGTTTTTTAATCACAAAGAATAAATTGGTTTAATCACGAATATTCGTTTTTTGTGCTTTGTTTAGCCATAAAGTATATATGTATTAGTGAAAAGAGTAATGCTAAACACAACATGCAAcctatttatttataaaattattggATAGTTattcatttttccttttttttttaaacagaaAAATAATCAATCATTAATCTATGAGCTTAATTAATCGTTTATACAAAGTAGAATTTGATTAGTTTTGGTGAAAGATTTAATCCTACGTCCTATATAATTGTTATactaaaaattataatttgttttaatatcCATCTTAAActactaaattaaaatatttgttattaGATTAAAAACTTGATCAACTTAATGGTCGGTAGTTGTTAGAGTtacttttaaatataacaaaacgaaaTAAATTACTTACAAAACAAAAGCAAAATAtcatatttcaaataaatagtAATTTCCACATTTATGCATTGTTTTCTTTGATAGGTCTAATATTTACAATGTTGAATTAAAAAGTTATCgatcattttaataaaaaaaatattatttctttGAGAATGtacaattttctatttttaacgTTCTATTTAAGAATAAGTTATTTACAGACATCTTTATTCTCTATGATCACGAATTTTTCTTTGGTCCCTTTAAAAATGGTCGATTTTTCCCCTTAtcatctattttttattttatatataatttcatttggaaaatagttaataaattaatattaagttaagaaaattaatataaatatttattttattaaattaataataatctAGTGAAATTTTTACTTAAAAATATATTAGATGAATTCAATCACATTTTAcgcaaattattaattaattagttaacaaaatatagcaaatttatttaatttttcatagCCCATATTTTTAACCGATTagtaatgaattttttttttttctattcataaatttttttctaaCAAATATCTTAAATGTATTTAATTAGGGAACTAAGATTTAGTTAAATTTAGATGGTATTAaaagttcattttttttataaatgataattgattattttattatttttaataatcaagcaattatttaatattaaaattaatttcaattatttaattttaatttgatctTTCATTGGAAATATATAATCATTATTGATTATTTACACTCACCTAATTATTTATTGCAATTAATGTAGATTACTTTCATTTCATGATTAACATATCATATTTATTGAACTTTTTTTTGtatcatttatttatatatcatatatttatctcatttttctctctttctataATACATTtgttattaaaatatattttcttatattatttaattgaaattaaaattacttaggttaaacttaattaattaaaaattaaacatcATTAAGTATATATTAATGAGTTAATTCTAATTATAAATTActcaattttcaaatatttatatttaaaattactaattaattaatttttgtcaACATAtggaataataattattgtttaattaattaatctattaAATTTTGATAAGATTTTTATGCTTAATTTCATAATTGAATTCAAACATAACTTTTGTCCATAAATAATTTCTGATAGCAATTTTCATCCATGACCAACAAACACAGATATCATTGATTTACAAACATATTATTACATGTTCAGACATCTATAAAACCTAATCAAAAGACCCCTTACGAGCTATACGGCCAAAATGAGTAGATTCCAACTAGATGCCAGAGGTTTGATTCTCATTTCAACAtgttgtaaaagaaaaaaataaaaagtaaaaagaacgTTTTTgtatagtcttaaa
This window encodes:
- the LOC103503290 gene encoding GEM-like protein 7: MKTTIQEQIVLGIQMKSLGLARARLLGDPSKHLHISDDGSQSIKKYNGKDCILNRLNKNGKKTDNIIQALREHVKLGAKISETVKGKLSLGARILRVGGVRKIYKKLFSMNEEEKLLKVSQCYLSTTAGPLAGLLFISTHKIAFCSDKSIKIASPNGDHIRIHYKVTIPLGKITRVFQSENVKNPSEKYMEIVTLDNYEFWFMGFLNYHKSFNCLQEALSSQA